The Dioscorea cayenensis subsp. rotundata cultivar TDr96_F1 chromosome 7, TDr96_F1_v2_PseudoChromosome.rev07_lg8_w22 25.fasta, whole genome shotgun sequence genome includes a region encoding these proteins:
- the LOC120264614 gene encoding LOW QUALITY PROTEIN: two-pore potassium channel 5-like (The sequence of the model RefSeq protein was modified relative to this genomic sequence to represent the inferred CDS: deleted 1 base in 1 codon), with product MADHDEPLLTSSEIEESPSPISTTSESSSINLPSLNRSVLHRSSTAPAMAAIMAEVNPVPNPNLRSNNSSSGSIFRHASLLLLLYLSLGVLTYTFNPNAFSGIETHPIIDALYFCVVTLCTIGYGDIAPLTPITKLLSCVFVLIGFGFIEVLLSGAVNRFLDHQETQFLTSIIRHGTGPSNYIFDAEKGRMRIRMKVLLAISVVILCIAIGASALSFLEGLDFMDSLYLSVMSVTTVGYGDHAFKTMKGRVFACLWLLISTLAVAKSFIYLAEARINKRHKRIAKWSLHRNLTVEDLLAADLNHNGFISKSEYAVFKLREMGIVKENDVLQICDQFNKLDCNNTGKITLIDLLNYRKLQV from the exons ATGGCGGATCACGACGAACCTCTCCTGACTTCCTCCGAGATCGAAGAATCCCCATCACCAATCTCCACCACCTCCGAATcctcttcaatcaatctccccTCTCTCAACCGCTCCGTTCTCCACCGCTCCAGCACGGCCCCAGCCATGGCCGCCATCATGGCCGAAGTCAACCCCgttccaaaccctaatctcaggAGCAACAACTCCTCCTCTGGCTCAATCTTCAGGCATGCatctctcctcctccttctctacCTCTCTCTCGGCGTTCTCACCTACACCTTCAAT CCCAATGCTTTCTCCGGCATCGAGACTCATCCGATCATCGACGCCCTCTACTTCTGCGTCGTCACTCTCTGCACAATCGGCTACGGAGACATCGCACCTCTCACCCCCATAACCAAGCTCTTATCTTGCGTTTTCGTCCTCATCGGCTTCGGCTTCATCGAAGTCCTTCTCTCCGGCGCCGTCAACCGATTTCTCGACCACCAAGAAACCCAATTCTTAACAAGCATCATCCGCCACGGTACAGGCCCATCAAACTACATCTTTGACGCCGAGAAAGGCCGAATGAGGATTCGAATGAAGGTTCTCCTCGCCATCAGCGTCGTCATTCTTTGCATCGCCATCGGCGCTTCCGCATTGAGCTTTCTTGAAGGTTTGGATTTCATGGACTCATTGTATTTGTCCGTGATGTCTGTCACAACAGTTGGATATGGAGATCATGCTTTCAAAACCATGAAAGGAAGAGTTTTTGCTTGTTTGTGGTTGTTAATATCAACACTTGCAGTTGCCAAATCATTCATATATTTAGCTGAGGCAAGAATTAATAAACGCCACAAAAGAATTGCAAAATGGTCACTACACAGAAATTTGACTGTGGAAGATTTGCTTGCTGCAGATCTCAATCACAATGGTTTTATCAG TAAATCAGAGTATGCAGTTTTCAAGTTGAGAGAGATGGGGATAGTGAAAGAGAATGATGTGTTGCAAATTTGTGACCAGTTCAACAAGCTTGACTGTAATAATACTGGAAAGATAACTTTAATTGATTTACTTAACTACAGGAAATTACAGGTATAG